The following is a genomic window from Bacillus kexueae.
GATGTTCATTGTTGCTTTTCAAATGGCGCTTCCGATTGTAGGTTGTCTTTTTCTAGTAGATGTAGCGCTTGGGATTGTAGCGAGGACAGTGCCACAATTAAATGTATTTGTAGTCGGTTTACCGTTAAAAATAGGCGTGAGTTTTATCATGATTTTCCTAGTAATGGGAGCATTGTTCTTCGTTATTGAGGAATTATTTCAATTCATGCTCGAATTAACTAATACGTTATTAAGAATTTTAGGTGATTTTAGTTGAGTCTCATACGAATAGACTTACAGTTTTTCTCAGGAGAAAAAACTGAGAAGGCGACTCCGAAGAAGAGGCAAGAAGCACGAAAAAAAGGACAAGTCGCCAAAAGTGCTGATGTAAATACCGCCATCACGTTATTCTTCATGTTTCTTGCTTTACTCTTTTTTGGACGCTATATGCTGGATTTAATGTTATCACTTTTTCGGACCACATTTAGTGAATATCTATTTATCGAATTGAATGAAGAAAACGTCCATATGCTGTTTCAAACGTTAATGTATCAGTCAGCAAAAATGGTTGCCCCAATGTTTGTTGTAGCCGTCATTGCAGGTTTAGTAAGTAACTATATGCAAGTAGGCTTTATGTTTTCGACTGAGCCGTTAAAAATGAAGTTAGAGAAAATTAATCCGATCCAAGGATTTAAACGAATATACTCGCTTCGTGCACTAGTGGAGCTTTTAAAATCCATTTTGAAGATTACTTTCGTGGGATTCGTTACATTTCTCGTTCTCTATTTTCAGTTCGATGAGTTATTGACATTGCCACAGATGTCAGTAGGTGACGCATTTGTATTCCTTGCGAATTTAACACTTCAAATGGGGCTGTTTGCTTCAGGTGCGCTCCTTTTCATTGCAGTTTTAGACTATGTATATCAAAAATATGATTTTGAAAAAAATATCCGAATGTCTAAACAAGATATAAAAGATGAATTTAAAAAAACAGAAGGAGATCCGTTAATCAAGTCTCGTATTAAGCAGAAGCAAAGGGAAATGGCTATGCAAAGGATGATGGAAGAAGTTCCGAAAGCAGATGTCGTCATTACGAATCCAACTCACTTTGCCATTGCGATTAAATATGATGAAGAAAAATTAGATGCACCCTTTGTCGTTGCTAAAGGTACAGATTTTTTAGCTCAAAAAATAAAAGAGATTG
Proteins encoded in this region:
- the flhB gene encoding flagellar biosynthesis protein FlhB, whose translation is MSLIRIDLQFFSGEKTEKATPKKRQEARKKGQVAKSADVNTAITLFFMFLALLFFGRYMLDLMLSLFRTTFSEYLFIELNEENVHMLFQTLMYQSAKMVAPMFVVAVIAGLVSNYMQVGFMFSTEPLKMKLEKINPIQGFKRIYSLRALVELLKSILKITFVGFVTFLVLYFQFDELLTLPQMSVGDAFVFLANLTLQMGLFASGALLFIAVLDYVYQKYDFEKNIRMSKQDIKDEFKKTEGDPLIKSRIKQKQREMAMQRMMEEVPKADVVITNPTHFAIAIKYDEEKLDAPFVVAKGTDFLAQKIKEIAHKHDVVLVENKPLARALYDQTEIGDVIPEHFFKAVAEIIAYVYRLKQKV